Proteins encoded together in one Chitinophaga sp. LS1 window:
- a CDS encoding sugar phosphate nucleotidyltransferase yields MKAIIPVAGAGTKLRPHTYTQPKALIPLAGKTILSIIIDQLEEAGITEFVFVIGYLGEKIQHYVQKKYPHLTCHFVQQNVREGTGHAILLTKKVVGDDEILIVLGDTICEGNIKELIASPVSQLGLKKVDDPRSFGVAELNDAGDIVRVVEKPQIPKSNLALVGIYKIKETDQLFDCLERNITEHRRSHDEFQLTDALQCMIEHGVQFTPFKVSNWFDCGRKETLLETNAILLSKYKAPANPILPYENAIIIPPVSIGEGCNIKNSIIGPNVAIGDNTVINYSIVKDSIIGSYSNLYEVVLKSSLIGSDANIRGLSQSLNIGDNTEIDLG; encoded by the coding sequence ATGAAGGCCATTATACCTGTAGCCGGTGCTGGCACCAAGCTACGTCCACATACATATACTCAGCCTAAGGCATTGATCCCGCTCGCGGGCAAAACAATTCTAAGTATTATTATTGATCAGCTGGAAGAAGCAGGCATTACCGAATTCGTCTTCGTCATCGGTTACCTGGGAGAAAAGATCCAGCATTATGTTCAAAAGAAATATCCTCACCTTACCTGCCATTTCGTACAGCAAAATGTACGCGAAGGTACCGGTCACGCCATCCTGCTCACCAAAAAGGTGGTAGGTGACGATGAAATACTCATCGTTCTCGGCGATACCATCTGCGAAGGTAATATCAAGGAACTCATCGCTTCCCCCGTCTCGCAACTGGGACTAAAGAAAGTGGATGATCCCCGCAGCTTTGGCGTAGCCGAACTCAATGATGCCGGCGACATCGTACGCGTGGTGGAAAAACCACAGATTCCGAAATCGAACCTGGCCCTGGTAGGTATCTATAAAATCAAGGAAACCGACCAGCTCTTCGACTGCCTGGAACGGAACATAACAGAACATAGAAGGTCACATGATGAGTTTCAGCTCACTGATGCCCTGCAATGCATGATCGAACATGGGGTGCAGTTTACCCCCTTCAAAGTGAGTAACTGGTTCGACTGCGGCCGCAAGGAGACCTTGTTGGAAACAAATGCTATCCTGCTCAGTAAATATAAAGCACCCGCCAACCCTATTCTTCCATATGAGAATGCGATTATCATTCCTCCTGTAAGTATTGGCGAAGGTTGTAATATTAAAAATTCTATCATCGGTCCCAATGTCGCTATCGGAGATAATACCGTGATCAATTACTCTATCGTCAAGGACTCTATCATCGGCTCTTACAGCAATCTGTATGAAGTGGTGCTCAAGTCTTCCCTGATCGGTAGTGACGCCAATATTCGTGGCCTTAGTCAAAGCCTGAACATCGGCGATAATACAGAAATCGATCTCGGCTGA